In the Populus trichocarpa isolate Nisqually-1 chromosome 1, P.trichocarpa_v4.1, whole genome shotgun sequence genome, taaacaccccccccccccaaaaaaaataaaaaagaaccatTGAGTTATTTGGATAATTAATGTCTTATTAGATGGTGGGCTGGATTGAAAAAATCGTTTGTTAGGGGATCTCAATCAAGAATATTGGGATAATCGTTGcatattttttcctttccataatagaaatctaaatttaaacGATTCATTTAgcttagattattattatttttaattatgttaaattcTCTTACGATCGAGCTAATAAGAGAAAATTCAGCTACCAATTTGAACGGcactatcataaaaaaaatggatattatTTCATTATGGAAATGgatgaatgaaaatgaagaCGATTAGACGACTAAAGTAGGAGAGCACATGATCCGTATAGTGACAACCCCAAAATAGCATattctcaataaataaataaaaattctaaattatatatttttatattacgaccatataattagataaaaaatcaagataatataatatttattaggaTAGACAAATTACCTTAATATTTGAATTAGGGCACTGGTTAATTTTTCTTAGACGTTATTgcttaatttgattattatggCACTTTTTTCTTTGCCGGAAAGTCTTTTTGTACCTACCTAATTATTAAGTTTTATGACAAatccgaaaaaaaaaactttgtattaattttgtCCTCCATATTGTTTCAAAAATTCTTAATCAAGTCTGTTCATCCATATATTCTTATCATGGATTCTACacacattatttgttttttgaaaaaaaaaaaaactaatatagtCTCATAAAGAACTTAAAATGTTTTGTTATATAATTCtaataattgagaaataaaaattagttaacaataaaattgatataaaaatatatttaagataaaaattgatattaatatagTAGTTGGTGTCATTTTCGAGGTTTGCCTTTAATTTTAGTCAGAAGAAAAGTTTTTGACCTTtggaataaaagagaaaattattgatGGCTAGAAGACAATACTTGCAAGAAAGCAAAGGGATAAGAAGCGTTATTATGTTAGTGAAACTTCAACATCTCACCCTTCGAGCAATTTGAGTTTATCTTATCGCCCTACACGTGGAATCACACCTTGAGATTAAACGAAGCTGACCGCAATCTTCCTCGTAAATCCATGGGCGGTGTAATAGAAAGCTTTCGTTTGAACAATCCTGCCATTGATCATATAATTTTCAGCACAGAGTCGACGTTCTGTATACGCTTTAGACTGCCATCCCAGTTTTTAATCATTGCCCGATATGGAGATTAGAGAAAATTCTTTAGCAATTGCTTGTCTCATTGCCTTAGCCTTACTATTCCCTCTTTCCCGTTCTCAAGACTACATTAATGCTCACAATGCTGCTCGTGCAGAGGTTGGTGTTGGACCTCCGAGTTGGGACGATAATGTGGCAGCATATGCACAAAACTATACGAATGCACTATTGAGTGATTGCAGAATCGCACTCTCTCGTGGGCCTTAGGCACTATCATATGATTTCCCAGTCAAGATAAGAAGATTGCATGGACAGCCATGACTTGGATTCCATGCTGATTGACGATATCAGAGGACCGCGATTCTCGGCCCGAGCTTATCTAATTCCAATCGGCTTCATTCATTAATTCCAACCgctgtttaataaaatatttatttaatatattttaaaataaaaaacattttgaaaaacaattattaccaaaatatatatatatatatatgaaaaaagaaagtttcTTACATTTGGCAATGATGAtctcattaaaacaattttcccCGGACCCTATACATACATGCGTCCACTCTTTTTCATTCATAACAAAACTATTTCACATCccgctttgaaaaaaaaaaaaaaaacgacatgGAAATCTCCAAGAATTCACTAGCAATTGCTTTTCTTATTTCCTTAGCTATAATAATCCCTCTATCCCTTGCCCAAGACTCCCCACAAGACTACCTCAATGCCCACGCAAATGCTCGTGCACAGGTAGGTGTTGGAAATAATGTATGGGACAATAATGTGGCAGCTTATGCAAGTGACTATGTTAAACGGCTCACGGGCGATTGCAGACTTGTGCATTCTGGTGGGCCTTATGGCGAGAACCTTGCATGGAGTAGTGGTGATCTTACAGGCAGCGATGCGGTGAAATTGTGGGTTGATGAGAAATCAAATTATGATTACAACTCCGATTCATGTGTTGGTGGAGAATGCAGGCATTATACTCAGGTGATTTGGCGCAACTCGTTTCGTTTAGGTTGTGCTAAAGCAAGGTGCAGCAATGGGGGTACACTCATCAGTTGCAACTATGCTCCCTCTGGCAACTTCGTTAACGAGCGCCCTTACTAGAGCTGTGACTCTAGGGTTTGGTATGCAGGAATGCGTGCGTTATAAATAAGCCAGGTCATTTGGccaataatcaatttatttgacattgttttttatataagttgGTAGAGACATATTGATTCTGAATATATTAAAGAGGGGATATAAAGCTTATATCCGTCTCTTCTATCAGTTTTGTACTAGTTTGaacttgtaattttatttatatgaagtcaaatttctttttttttttaaagattttctattttggttctttcgttaatattttttagaaatgttaAATCCTACAAAAAGAGTTTATGTCAGAATCTCAAACAACTATTATGATTATCTctgaacataattaaatttgttattaagGCATCATGATCCTGTCCTTGAGGCTGGGCTGATGGTAAGTGTTGAACAAGTATCCATATGAGTTGGTTTCGTTCCTtcagtgttgatttatattcatAGCTAAAATGAATTCATAACGGAGTGAGAGTAGCATTTCCTCTGTATAAAAAGCTGGTGGTGGGTACCCTTTACACAAGTATCCATacccatttttcatttttcttcataattaatatttctagAGTTCATCTACTTCATCTTTCCTGTTAATGCAGACCTTCCAAGCATTCTTGGTGACAATTTGATCGAGAAAACCTGCAAGCAGACACCCTATTACGATCTTTTTTGTTTGGTCTCTCATACCAAATCTTCACAGATGTTAAAGGCCTAGCCAAGAGAATGATTCGCACCATCAACGCTAGGGCATGCAAGCCACACACTACACCGCTGCTTGATCATGAATATAAAGACGACACAAATATGAAACAAGCCTTACAATCTTGTGCTGATCAATACGATGCTATAATAAAGGGAGACATTCCACTGTCTCTAAAAGCTTTGCGTTCGGGTGACTACAAATTTTCTGAACGAGGCACAATGGATGCTGCTGTTGAGGCCGGGCCATGTGAAAAAGAATTCACAACCAGATGCAGGTCGCCCCTTTCTGATATGAATAGAGTTGTGCATGATGTCTCCGTCGTGGCTGCATCCATTGTTAAGACGATGATAACATCTTAATTTCTCTGCTCTGCTAaggaaattgaaataatttttctctcttatGCTGCCAATCAACTAGGTTTAGTTTAGTTCTTATCTTGGTATTTTATGTACCTAATAAATTCGTATTTTGGAAGGATAAtgaaagaatttttgttttcttgtttttcccaCTCCTTTTAGACGTAGGCAGAAGAGCATAAAATCAAAGTAATTGCTGTGTTCATTGTGTAGAACTTTGATTTATGCTCGATTCAATTTACAAAGAAGCACAAAGGCCCTATAGTACATATAACGCACAGACCCATTTCGCAGTGTTAGCCCATACAGCTAGCAAGCTAGAGCATTAGGGTAATGTCTGAAAACTAAAACATTAAGCCCACAAGCTAGAGCCCACCAACCTAGAAATCAGCTAAACTTATTTCAAAATTCAtggccctctttttttttaataatacgtTTTGTTTTCGTTTTGATTTGGAAAATAGTAGTAATGGCTCGGCATTTGATATAAGAATTATCACAAATTATCACATGTATCTTATAGTTAGAAACTACCTAGCTACCCGTATTATGCCgttggctatttttttttatatataaaaaatattaaaaattcaagagtGTTTGGTCTGGTTGTAACGCCGGATTCAAGAATGTCAAGTTTGGCTGCAACACCAGacccaacaataatatttataatattaataataatatttaacttgtctatctaaattcttatattttttaattttttttaaatgatggtttttcttccatagtaataatagtattttttaaatttattaatgataataataaaaataataatttttatttttattttcaaatttattaattattttattaataatattaattataatacaaataataatattttttatattaatacttttaattatattaaaaatatcaatatttataatacaaataataatatttagaaatctATGACCTAAGAACCTTGGATCCTGACGCCGGACCCATTAATCTTAAGTCCTAACGCCAGACCCAAGAGAATTAGGTCTTGACGCGGAACCAAGAGAATTAGGTCTTGACGTCGGACCCATTAACCTTGGGTCCGGACACAggacccattagccttgggtTCGGATGCCgaacccaagagaattgggtcttGACGCACGACCGATTACCCTTGGGTCCTGAAGccggacccaagagaattgggtcctaAAGTAGGTCCCATTAGGCTTGAGTCCTGACACCGAACTTGAGAGAATGGGGTCAACGTCGAACCCAAGATATTTTGGTCCTAACAATGGACCTATTATCAATGGTTCTAAACGtaggacccaagagaattggatcCATGCAggacccattagccttgggtCCTAACCctggacccaagagaattgggtccgaAAACGGACGCATTACTATGGGTCCGAACACCGGACCCCAATACCTTACGTTAGGCTAGGCTGCAAGACCCAAGTGATTTTAGAATGCGCTTGTGCCACACCCAAGTAAAGTAAGTTGGTTAGACGTCCCTTTCCAGCCCCACTTAGGGGATGCCtgacccaagttaataataataataattgattttacccttaaaatcaaatatatatatatatttttatagtaataatattttttttaattttaataatattaattaattttataatatttaactcGTCTGcccaagttcttatattttttaatctttttaaaaaaattatggtttttcttcgatggtaataatagttttttaaaaaaatttactaatgacgacgacgacggcaacaacaacaataataattcttaATGTTACCCTTCGAATCAaatctattattgtttttcaatattaataatattttttataaatttattaattattatattaataatattaattataatcaaaataataatatttataagaaaaataatggtatttttaatattaataatattaattataataaaaatcataatatttataacacaaataataatatttttaatattaataaaaataataaaaatatttataatacaaataataatattcatcatattaataataataatattaaacttgtttggCCCTAGTTTTTATAGcaatagcttttttaaaaaaaattattaacaataacaacaacaacaacaacaataattgttattttatttttttctctgcagGGTCTGCAGACCCAGCCGCACGGGTCTGCAACCCCCGAGGGGGTCTGGAGACCCCAGGTGCGGGTCAGAAGAGACCCAAGCATGCAAGCCCGCACCCGGCATGCGGTTTTGCAAACCCAAGCAAGCGGGTCTGCAGCCCTAGGCGCGCGGACCTGCAGACCCGCTCACCTGGATCTGCAGCCAGGCGTGGGTCTGGTCCTAGCGCTTAGGACATGGCAGCCCCAGCACCAGGTGTCTACGCTCTTGGACCTGCAGCCCATCATGCCTCACCAAAATTTGCCCTGACCGTTTTCTCCCAAATCATCATTTCAATGCCAAATGCATACGAATGTAAAGACAACCCACCCTCCTCCTATAGTTTTTACAATTCTCTGTAGCAAGAACACCTTTATCATTACACTGCTTtaattcataatgttttgtATCTAGGTAAACAGTAACAAGGACACTGAgctcttttaatatattgtataaTGTTAATATCTCTAGCATTATTTTTTGCTTGTGTCaattcgttgtttttttttttatttgaagaaacaaagacaacaaaaaaacaaataaggatttttattaagaatttaaatatctattaaatttaaagtgtattttgcaaagtaatgcattaaaataatattattttttttagtttttaaaaattatttttgatattaatacatcaaaacgatatgaaaatatcaaaaaatattaatttaaaataaaaaataaaaaaaattattattttaaaattatttttaaaatgcaaaaacaatcaTGCTCTTTTGTAAATATCTCATATGAGTGCACTGTACATATCCGTACGTCTTCTTAGAAGCATGGGAATTAAAAATATgcagaatttttaatttaatgtaattatatagATAAGGACGAAATAAGTTATGAAGAAAAGGTAAAAGCAAGTTGAACTTGAATAAAGCGGCCTTCGGTGAAACATCTTTTAAAAGCTCTCTTTTAATTGAATGAGGATAAGCAGCCACCTTATTTTCCTGTTAAGAACGCCATCTGATCAAGTTGAGCTTGGAAAAATAGAGTCTATCAAATAATCAACTCATGGTGGGTCAGTCTATGAGCACATTGAGCATGGAGCCTTACCTAACGGTGGCGGCTTGCCTAGAGGTGGCGGccattgttgatttttatatattatcgAAGATGACTTTCTACTGGCATACTTTAATCcaaattacttttaaatatttccCACTAGCTACTAATCCATAATTCTTCTCTTGCAGGATGATGTTGATGAACTTTAAACATTAAGTGGGAAATCCCTATATATACCTACATAAATGCTCTTTCCTATTCATCAACATTAGCCCCAAGTGCTTACTCCTCTTCCTCCAGGAGAATCAGCATGAAGATGAGTAAGATTGCCCTAGCAATTATCTCTCTAGTAAGTCTAGCCACAGTGCACCACGCACATGCCCAGGACTCCCCGCAAGACTTCCTCAATGCTCACAATGCTGCCCGTGCATCGGTGGGCGTAGGGCCCATGAGATG is a window encoding:
- the LOC18095155 gene encoding pathogenesis-related protein 1, which produces MEISKNSLAIAFLISLAIIIPLSLAQDSPQDYLNAHANARAQVGVGNNVWDNNVAAYASDYVKRLTGDCRLVHSGGPYGENLAWSSGDLTGSDAVKLWVDEKSNYDYNSDSCVGGECRHYTQVIWRNSFRLGCAKARCSNGGTLISCNYAPSGNFVNERPY